In the genome of Dromiciops gliroides isolate mDroGli1 chromosome 1, mDroGli1.pri, whole genome shotgun sequence, the window TTATTATTAAGGCGACGGCTGGTGCTGGGGGCTCTGCTGGGCACAGTTTTCTTAGGGCTGCTGGTTTTGCTGGCGGGTCAGTTGCTAGAATCCTGGACATCTTCAATGAATCTGAGGCCTCCATCCCCAAAGATCTCTTTGAGGAAATTTGAGTGGCAAGCTCAGACGCCACACCCCTTGGACCCGAATTATCCTTATCCCTACCCCTTCTTGTTCAATCATCCTGAGAAGTGTGCTGGTCCCAGAGGTGCCCCCTTCCTGCTCATGCTGGTGATGACCCAGCCCCAGGATGTGGGAGTGCGCCAAGCCATCCGACAAACATGGGGCAATGAGACCTTGGTGCCTAATGTGGCCATCTGCCGCCTCTTTGTTCTTGGCCTGCCCCAACCCCTCTTTGCTCAAGAAATTCAGGCTCTCTTGGAGGAGGAGGACAGGGAGCATGGGGATCTCCTCCAGGTGGGCTTCCTGGATACATACCGCAACTTGACTCTCAAGGTCCTCATGGGGTTGGAGTGGATGGCCCAGTACTGTCCTACTGCCCA includes:
- the LOC122753290 gene encoding beta-1,3-galactosyltransferase 2-like, whose amino-acid sequence is MKLLLRRRLVLGALLGTVFLGLLVLLAGQLLESWTSSMNLRPPSPKISLRKFEWQAQTPHPLDPNYPYPYPFLFNHPEKCAGPRGAPFLLMLVMTQPQDVGVRQAIRQTWGNETLVPNVAICRLFVLGLPQPLFAQEIQALLEEEDREHGDLLQVGFLDTYRNLTLKVLMGLEWMAQYCPTAQYVLKVDSDVFLNPSFLVHQVLHPERPTQPNFITGYIYLDSEPQRSLDDKWYMPPELYPQEKYPVYCAGPGYVLSVSLAIRVLAMAQRVKAIYLEDVFIGLCIQELGIRPTPAPPDAFSIIRQEYEHCAFHQLALVHHFKPQELLQLWPDFQAVNDTCPME